Within the Naumovozyma castellii chromosome 1, complete genome genome, the region GGATGGTTGTTCTAATCAATTGTGGTGTACGAAGAACCAGTTTATGGTTACCTGAACAAACATAGTTCATTAAACCGAACTTCTCATTACCATTACGGTGCTGAGTGGTGTGACAAACCTCGTACATGGTTTCTGTACCACGTGGCAAAGCGATTACTGTTCTTGGAGCACCATCTTTACCCATAACTTGTTCACCGACTTCAATAGCTTCAATGGCCTTATCTGAACCATCTGCCATTAAGACCTCAGTACCCTTGGCAAAACAACCCACGTAGATAATGGAATCAGAGTTGGAATACTTGGATAGAGATTGAGAAATGACAGTCTTACCACAACCGAAAGCACCTGGGATACAAGTAGTACCACCTTGAACACAGGGGAAAAGAGCGTCTAGAACTCTTTGGCCTGTTAGTAATGGGTAATCGGCTGATAATTTTTCTGCCACTGGTCTTGGTACACGAACTGGCCAGGTATGGTACATTGAATAATCAGATTTGACCCCATCAAATTCCacttccaatattttttcatccACCGTATATTCACCGGCAGGTGCAATCCATGTAATCGTACCTCTAGCTCTTGGAGGCAATAAAATCTTATGATCTGATAGCaatgaattttcaaaaatggaacCAAAGATATCACCACCAGAAATATGGTCACCAACAGTGTATTTACCAGGTGTGAAATTCCAAGTAATCTTTCTATCCAATGCAGGGGCATCGATACCTCTTGGGATATAAATTGATTGAGACATATCCTTAATAGCCTTCAAAGGTCTTTGGATACCGTCATAAATGGTCTCCATCAACCCTGGTCCTAATTCCACAGACAATGGTTTTCCTGTTCTGAGAACAGGGTCACCAACGGTAACACCAGCAGTTTCTTCGTAAACTTGGATAGTTGCTTTATCACCATCGATTCTAATAACTTCACCAACCAAGTTATCATGACCGACCTTAACCAATTCATACATGGCGCAACCAATCATATTTTCAGCAACGATGACGGGACCGGAGACAGAATAAATGGACCCATAGTCAGACTCTAGATTATCTCCTAGGGAGATCCTCTTTATTTCCTTACGAGCGTTTTCTAAAGCACCAGCCATTGAGTTATCTTAATAGATTGGATGATTTAAGGCGTGTGttcttttttcaatgagCAAACTAAAGACCAACTGACAACTtacttctttcaataagCAAACAGGAGACCGATTGATAACTTAATTCTTTCACTAAGCAAAGAAGAGACTAATTGACAAGTTGGTTCATCGAAAAAGGCACTTGCAATTAATTAAGCAACTGAATTTACACTTGTTGCAACCATACCAAATTCTCCGTGCCGTGCAACACGATGCGCCTAGTTGGCCGGAAATTTTCCAGTGAAAGAATAACATAACAGACAGAAATTCATATTGCTTATGAAATATACAATGGTGTCTTGCATTATCTTGTAACAGGAGTAATCTGCTGATTGTTAATAGAAATATATCAAGGTCCGTGTTGCTTTACACTTCTTTTTATATACCTCattttttcccattttttTCTACATTAGGTGGACTTTCAAGCCTTTTTGATCGTTACCAAGATCATTCAATATCCCTTAAGTTGGAAAAGATAACAGTCAGATAAGAAGATACAACAAGATGGATGCAGACCTAGACACAGATATGGACATGGATTTGGACATGGACGTTCCTATGGAGGAAACCGGAACGGATGGAGCAACCGCTACCACCTTGACTGCAGGGGGTAGTGGCAATGATGGAGGTGCTATTTTAGATATAACAAGTAATAAATCCTCAACACCTTCAAAGTTAACGACATCAAGTATTGGTACTTTGGATGGATGGATAGAACGTTTAGGTAATTGTGAATTTCTGTCGGAAGAAGAAGTCTCGAAACTTTGTAAAATGGCTGTGGATGTGTtacaatttgaagaaaatgtaAAACCAATCTCGGTCCCTGTCACTATATGTGGGGATGTACATGGTCAATTTCATGATTTAATGGAATTGTTTAAGATTGGGGGACCATGTCCCGATacaaattatttgtttatgGGTGATTATGTCGATAGAGGTTATTATTCTGTGGAAACGGTGTCGTTTTTGGTTGCCATGAAAGTAAGATATCCATCCAGAATCACTATACTGAGAGGTAACCACGAATCTAGACAAATTACACAAGTTTATGGATTCTATGATGAATGTTTAAGGAAATACGGGAGTGCTAATGTATGGAAAATGTTTACagatttatttgattatttcCCTATTACAGCATTGGTAGATAATAAGATTTTTTGTTTGCATGGTGGGTTGTCTCCTATGATTGAAACTATTGATCAAGTGAGGGAATTAAATAGAATACAAGAAGTTCCTCATGAAGGTCCAATGTGTGACTTGTTATGGTCAGATCCTGATGATAGAGGTGGATGGGGGATCAGTCCCAGAGGTGCTGGTTTCACTTTTGGTCAAGATATTAGTGAACAATTTAACCATACGAATGGACTTTCTTTGGTCGCAAGGGCACATCAATTGGTCATGGAAGGTTATTCTTGGTCACATCAACAAAATGTCGTCACAATCTTTAGTGCACCAAATTATTGTTATAGGTGTGGGAATCAAGCTGCAATTATGGAAGTGGATGAAAATCAGAATAGACAATTCCTTCAATATGATCCGGCAGTGAGACCGGGAGAACCAACAGTCAGTAGAAAGACGCCGGATTATTTCTTATGAAATTGTATGATATCACAGAATTTTTAAGTATAATACAAAAATAAACGATAATTATGTATACGTATAACTGTATATGTTTACAAAAGAGCACTTCATTGATATTTCTACAATGCACAAAACTTCCGATGGCTTTGTAACGGTGCGGATCTGACTCAAGTTTTATAAACAACAGAATACGTTGTTTTAGTATGGTTTGGATGTCTAATTAAAcgtttcttcttcgtttTCATGCACCATTTGTTCGAGTGTTTCATACAACTAGAGGGCAGTTCATGTTTTTACTTATGTTGatccaaatttatttgGCTATCAAACCAACCTGAAAGATAATGAATACTAGTAGTAGAAGCATTCGTTGGTAACTTAATACATTCTGTATGCTATTTCAAGATAAAACAGAAATGACACAATTGGTCGTATATTGTTTTCACGCGTCACCTGGGCGAA harbors:
- the PPH21 gene encoding phosphoprotein phosphatase 2A catalytic subunit PPH21 (ancestral locus Anc_7.302), which codes for MDADLDTDMDMDLDMDVPMEETGTDGATATTLTAGGSGNDGGAILDITSNKSSTPSKLTTSSIGTLDGWIERLGNCEFLSEEEVSKLCKMAVDVLQFEENVKPISVPVTICGDVHGQFHDLMELFKIGGPCPDTNYLFMGDYVDRGYYSVETVSFLVAMKVRYPSRITILRGNHESRQITQVYGFYDECLRKYGSANVWKMFTDLFDYFPITALVDNKIFCLHGGLSPMIETIDQVRELNRIQEVPHEGPMCDLLWSDPDDRGGWGISPRGAGFTFGQDISEQFNHTNGLSLVARAHQLVMEGYSWSHQQNVVTIFSAPNYCYRCGNQAAIMEVDENQNRQFLQYDPAVRPGEPTVSRKTPDYFL